One genomic region from Thalassotalea sp. PS06 encodes:
- a CDS encoding HupE/UreJ family protein, with product MFATILRGSTAYILTCLLWTGIVQADVFQLGHLRLSSAPGDGFYVLSATIPVSSFSSAGITLPQGCELKETKRTDRSQSIRIFYNFYCSEPLQGTIRTPWRLDGARFVNDVSSQPKHIHNLIPGPAGIDIPLLYQSASLQTLSTLAITYLYEGIEHIWFGWDHLLFILCLCFLMRGRQLIAIITAFTLGHSLTLGLSYFNVLSVAVAPVESLIAFSIILMARQSLMAKGKQDLYWNWRIIFIIGAFGLLHGLGFASALAELSAAETQKWPTLIFFNLGVEVGQILFVMAFTLFQKVINLGKHYDRVRNGILMFTGCIAGYWFVERLVTITAL from the coding sequence ATGTTCGCAACGATACTCAGGGGTAGCACCGCTTACATACTGACATGTCTGCTTTGGACTGGCATTGTACAGGCCGATGTTTTTCAACTCGGCCACCTGCGATTGTCGAGCGCCCCTGGAGATGGGTTTTATGTCTTGAGTGCGACCATTCCGGTATCGAGTTTTTCGAGCGCTGGCATTACTCTTCCACAGGGATGCGAACTAAAGGAAACAAAGCGCACTGACCGCTCACAAAGTATTCGCATTTTTTATAATTTTTATTGCTCAGAACCATTACAGGGAACGATTCGAACGCCCTGGCGTTTGGACGGTGCTCGATTTGTCAACGACGTTTCCTCTCAGCCAAAGCATATACACAATCTAATACCGGGTCCCGCAGGGATTGATATTCCTCTTTTATACCAAAGCGCTAGCCTACAAACACTGTCAACACTCGCGATCACTTATTTGTATGAAGGCATAGAACACATCTGGTTTGGATGGGATCACCTCCTTTTTATTCTCTGCCTTTGTTTTCTTATGCGTGGTCGCCAGTTGATAGCAATAATCACTGCATTTACGCTCGGACACTCACTGACTCTTGGGCTGAGCTATTTCAATGTCCTTTCAGTAGCGGTTGCGCCAGTGGAAAGCCTGATTGCCTTTTCAATAATCTTAATGGCCAGGCAGTCGCTAATGGCAAAAGGCAAACAAGACCTTTACTGGAATTGGAGAATTATATTCATCATTGGAGCCTTTGGTCTGCTTCATGGGTTGGGCTTTGCCAGTGCACTTGCAGAGCTCAGTGCTGCAGAAACTCAGAAGTGGCCCACACTCATTTTTTTCAATTTGGGGGTAGAGGTTGGTCAGATCCTATTTGTCATGGCATTTACACTATTCCAAAAAGTAATCAATTTAGGTAAGCATTACGATCGCGTTCGCAATGGTATTCTGATGTTTACAGGGTGCATAGCAGGTTATTGGTTTGTTGAAAGGTTGGTAACGATTACCGCTTTGTGA
- a CDS encoding type 1 glutamine amidotransferase domain-containing protein, with translation MRSLSLVIFLLVSCIATAASADKTTKQKKIALVISGYASQGNPALSYDQEELAQSYLTLINNGIDIDIISPQGGAVLVKTNKDDLPYIQQFKNNTQALTQLANTLSAEQAKTQHYDGLFIVGGDGAMFDLPKHRGIQSLIQKFAQQDKPIAAVCHGPAALVDIKLQDGSYFVAGKTVNSFTLTEDQAFKKEHIELYPFIVQTELEKRGANFVANKPMLPYVAQDGNLITAQNPMSVAKAAEALVLKLGVTPKVRKMFKDEATFDLLSRAENEGFNLIDVEIAKNPSAYDYNYMALYGYYAFQIAKTPEQKRFQLKLMAQLRDHVVEYQPRYQLALISANLELDLQEQAKQEYAWWLVNFPEQNIPDALLTKLKL, from the coding sequence ATGAGAAGTTTATCATTGGTTATATTCCTGCTTGTCAGTTGCATAGCAACAGCCGCAAGCGCAGACAAGACTACAAAACAGAAAAAAATCGCTTTGGTTATTTCCGGGTATGCAAGTCAGGGCAATCCAGCACTTAGCTATGATCAGGAAGAATTAGCACAAAGTTACCTGACCTTGATTAACAATGGCATCGACATCGATATTATCAGCCCCCAAGGTGGTGCGGTACTGGTTAAAACTAACAAAGATGATTTACCGTATATTCAGCAGTTTAAAAACAACACTCAGGCATTAACCCAGTTAGCGAATACCTTGTCAGCTGAACAAGCCAAGACACAACACTACGATGGCTTGTTCATTGTTGGTGGCGATGGCGCAATGTTCGACTTGCCCAAACACCGAGGCATACAAAGCCTGATACAAAAATTTGCGCAACAAGACAAACCGATAGCGGCGGTTTGCCATGGCCCGGCAGCGCTGGTTGATATAAAACTACAAGATGGCAGTTATTTTGTAGCGGGAAAAACCGTTAATAGTTTTACGCTTACCGAAGATCAGGCCTTTAAAAAAGAACACATTGAGCTGTATCCATTTATCGTACAAACAGAGTTGGAAAAACGTGGCGCTAATTTTGTTGCGAACAAACCCATGTTGCCATACGTGGCACAAGACGGAAATTTAATTACCGCACAAAACCCGATGTCAGTGGCAAAAGCTGCAGAGGCACTAGTACTAAAACTCGGCGTAACACCTAAAGTTCGCAAAATGTTTAAAGACGAAGCCACCTTCGACTTACTTTCTAGAGCTGAAAATGAAGGGTTTAATCTGATTGATGTAGAAATCGCTAAAAACCCTAGTGCATATGATTATAACTACATGGCGCTTTATGGATACTACGCCTTTCAAATTGCCAAAACACCTGAGCAAAAACGGTTCCAACTAAAGTTGATGGCACAGCTAAGAGATCATGTTGTCGAATATCAACCAAGATACCAACTTGCACTGATATCAGCGAACTTAGAGCTCGACCTGCAGGAACAGGCAAAGCAGGAATACGCATGGTGGTTAGTAAACTTTCCAGAGCAGAACATACCCGATGCCCTTTTAACAAAGCTAAAACTATGA
- a CDS encoding sensor histidine kinase, whose product MKPINKPALTAKSGSINTAISKLLVSVVLIITLFYSTLLLIYSWVVEDNIFNRQVMDEAAYIQEVYKATGEIVQPRSSYMTLHLNWQGLPPQFKKEKQQKPDKVEFDYPDGRTIHLQLFTIENQTYVLSADVAGFEVSRDFLPRILWMLALLSLCCCLVVAVVAIFKARRITHPLNRLAEQVSKHQRIEDIQVQGHYPNNEIGTLAARIKDAFERLVQAWAREANFTKDVSHEIRTPVTIAKNLLAKPFSEVSQSDWHTLHDANLRLEQTTEILLALARNESTKLSNTNLTQLLEQCLLQNTDVNLSSKGQDIEFEIEAEQDVYQTINENLVSILFNNVLSNIVHYTSGKSVTIKITCNDITFTNAYHQTPPTELLKSGEKGQNSQGIGHGLSLVKRISDVCGWQVLVSATKKHFVLTLNFDK is encoded by the coding sequence ATGAAGCCAATCAATAAACCAGCCCTAACCGCAAAGAGTGGATCGATAAACACCGCCATCAGTAAGTTGCTGGTATCTGTTGTGCTGATCATTACCCTGTTTTACAGCACACTTTTATTAATTTATTCATGGGTGGTGGAAGACAATATTTTTAATCGTCAGGTAATGGATGAAGCGGCATATATTCAAGAAGTTTACAAAGCCACTGGTGAGATAGTTCAGCCTCGCTCCTCTTACATGACATTGCACCTTAATTGGCAAGGATTACCGCCACAGTTTAAGAAAGAAAAGCAACAAAAGCCGGATAAGGTTGAATTTGATTATCCCGACGGCAGAACCATTCACTTGCAGTTATTTACCATCGAAAACCAAACCTATGTGTTATCCGCAGACGTCGCTGGATTTGAAGTCAGCCGTGATTTTCTGCCGAGAATTTTATGGATGCTGGCGTTATTAAGTTTGTGTTGTTGTCTGGTTGTTGCCGTTGTCGCTATTTTTAAGGCCAGAAGAATCACCCATCCGCTTAATCGATTAGCCGAGCAAGTAAGTAAACACCAACGCATTGAAGACATTCAAGTTCAAGGCCACTACCCGAATAACGAAATTGGTACCTTGGCAGCCCGAATAAAAGATGCTTTTGAGCGCTTGGTTCAAGCCTGGGCCAGAGAAGCCAACTTTACCAAAGATGTGAGCCACGAAATTAGAACGCCGGTTACCATTGCGAAAAACCTTTTAGCAAAGCCTTTTTCTGAAGTGTCACAGAGCGACTGGCACACATTACATGACGCCAATCTCCGGTTAGAACAAACCACCGAAATCTTACTCGCTTTAGCAAGAAATGAATCTACCAAACTAAGCAACACTAACCTGACGCAACTGCTAGAACAGTGCTTATTACAAAATACAGACGTTAATCTAAGTTCAAAAGGACAGGATATCGAGTTTGAAATAGAAGCCGAACAAGACGTTTATCAAACCATTAATGAGAATCTCGTATCGATATTGTTTAACAATGTTTTGTCAAATATCGTGCACTATACATCGGGAAAATCGGTAACGATAAAAATCACCTGCAACGACATCACTTTTACCAACGCCTATCACCAGACGCCACCAACCGAGCTTTTAAAAAGCGGCGAAAAAGGCCAAAACAGCCAGGGTATTGGCCATGGATTGAGTTTAGTGAAACGCATTAGTGATGTATGTGGTTGGCAGGTTTTGGTTTCCGCGACTAAAAAACATTTTGTTTTAACATTAAATTTCGATAAATAG
- a CDS encoding response regulator transcription factor, producing the protein MSTYKLSVLLVEDNQEIASQVVAYLEQKGVLVDYAASGKVALNLIQNNVFDLVILDLMLPDADGYDLCGQLKNHAKHHLPVLMLTARDSLNDKLQGFEKGADDYLTKPFALEEVYMRCLALSRRVKLHQEKITAVGELTLDTGQKTVQRQGQAISLSQTDFTILEILVMAYPNAVSKRELVQKVWGDDAPETDAVRSHIYTLRNGVDKPFEQAMIKTVHGIGFKLVINE; encoded by the coding sequence ATGTCAACATACAAGCTATCCGTCCTGCTGGTTGAGGACAATCAAGAGATTGCCAGTCAGGTTGTGGCTTATCTGGAACAAAAAGGCGTTTTGGTCGATTATGCTGCGAGCGGTAAAGTGGCATTAAACCTGATACAAAACAATGTGTTTGACTTGGTTATTTTAGATTTAATGCTGCCTGATGCTGATGGATACGATTTGTGTGGGCAATTGAAAAATCATGCGAAGCATCACTTGCCGGTTCTGATGTTGACCGCTCGAGACAGCCTAAACGATAAATTACAAGGTTTTGAAAAAGGCGCCGATGATTACCTTACCAAACCCTTTGCGTTAGAAGAAGTATACATGCGCTGCTTAGCGCTAAGTCGGAGAGTGAAACTCCATCAAGAAAAAATCACCGCCGTAGGCGAGCTAACGCTGGACACCGGGCAAAAAACGGTTCAGCGCCAGGGCCAGGCTATCTCGTTATCGCAAACGGATTTTACCATTTTAGAAATTCTGGTTATGGCTTATCCTAATGCGGTTAGCAAAAGAGAGTTGGTTCAAAAAGTATGGGGAGACGATGCCCCGGAAACCGACGCGGTACGCAGCCACATTTATACCCTGAGAAATGGCGTCGATAAACCTTTCGAACAAGCGATGATCAAAACCGTGCATGGTATCGGCTTTAAGCTGGTCATTAACGAATAG
- a CDS encoding nuclear transport factor 2 family protein, translating to MYKLLALFIFLPFVSFAENIELVEKFIQLTDATKVKGASQKDIDKVAALLGDDMRYQHPNFNADLTKAQFIEGLSRYLGAVDAMDSVITTKIVGSDAITVAFISTTINNGKTDIDERPLMRLFEFNQGKIALVKEYW from the coding sequence ATGTATAAACTCTTGGCATTATTTATATTTTTACCGTTTGTATCATTCGCAGAAAATATTGAGCTGGTTGAAAAATTTATCCAATTAACGGATGCGACCAAAGTAAAAGGCGCATCTCAAAAAGATATTGATAAGGTTGCGGCATTGCTTGGGGATGACATGCGTTATCAACACCCGAATTTCAATGCCGATTTAACCAAGGCGCAATTTATCGAGGGTTTATCTCGATATTTAGGGGCTGTAGATGCGATGGATTCCGTCATAACTACAAAAATTGTTGGTTCTGACGCGATAACCGTGGCCTTTATCTCGACAACAATCAACAATGGTAAAACAGACATCGACGAGCGGCCATTAATGCGCTTGTTCGAGTTCAATCAAGGTAAAATCGCACTCGTTAAAGAGTATTGGTAA
- the glpQ gene encoding glycerophosphodiester phosphodiesterase, producing MWYSILLIEAALIIPISAKLQAAGVSDKPMIIAHRGASGYLPEHTLASKALAHAMKADFLEQDLVMTKDNHLIVFHDLTLQDKTDVVDKFPDKKRADNNYYVIDFTLDEIRQLELLSTESPGARLPFSTFAAAPSELSMKIPTFEEEIEFIQRLNLTREAPVGLYIEIKAPQMHQEQGKDITSKLYNQLMDAQQQLADTPIIIQSFDAKALTKLRGKLDNANWYIPIVQLIGENGWQQAYQNVDGKSQAFNYQRMAEDSGLKEIASYAQGIGINVKHVFADDCSYQGGKRWIQQAQNSGLMVHAFTFRRDKLPNCTTSFKQLHQLFFKELSIDGIFTDYPDVSAYYRDNE from the coding sequence ATGTGGTACAGCATTTTGTTGATAGAAGCAGCCCTTATCATACCGATAAGCGCAAAGCTTCAGGCTGCAGGGGTAAGTGACAAGCCGATGATCATTGCCCATCGTGGTGCCAGCGGCTATTTACCAGAGCACACGCTGGCCAGCAAAGCACTGGCCCATGCCATGAAGGCAGACTTTCTCGAGCAGGATTTGGTGATGACCAAAGACAATCACCTGATTGTCTTTCATGACCTGACATTGCAGGACAAAACCGATGTCGTTGATAAGTTTCCCGACAAAAAACGAGCGGATAATAATTACTATGTAATCGACTTTACCCTAGACGAAATTCGTCAGTTAGAGTTGCTTTCTACTGAAAGCCCCGGTGCTAGACTGCCATTTAGTACTTTTGCCGCCGCTCCTTCGGAGCTGTCAATGAAGATCCCTACCTTCGAAGAAGAAATCGAGTTTATCCAACGCTTAAATTTGACCCGGGAGGCCCCCGTTGGTCTGTACATTGAAATCAAAGCGCCACAAATGCACCAGGAGCAAGGTAAGGACATCACCAGCAAACTCTATAATCAGCTGATGGATGCACAGCAGCAATTAGCGGACACGCCGATTATCATTCAAAGTTTTGATGCTAAGGCACTGACCAAGCTCAGGGGCAAACTCGATAACGCGAACTGGTATATTCCTATCGTACAATTGATTGGCGAAAATGGCTGGCAACAGGCTTATCAGAATGTTGATGGCAAATCCCAGGCGTTTAATTATCAACGCATGGCAGAGGATTCTGGACTGAAGGAGATCGCCAGTTACGCCCAGGGTATTGGTATTAATGTAAAACACGTATTTGCCGATGACTGCTCGTATCAGGGCGGAAAGCGCTGGATACAACAAGCTCAAAATAGCGGTCTTATGGTTCACGCCTTCACATTTCGGCGCGACAAGCTACCAAACTGCACCACTAGCTTCAAGCAGCTGCATCAGCTGTTTTTTAAGGAACTGAGTATCGACGGTATTTTTACCGATTATCCTGACGTTAGTGCCTATTATCGGGATAATGAATGA
- a CDS encoding amidohydrolase family protein: MTFIDSHHHLWDMGEISYPWLEARGSKRFFGQPDPIRKNYLPKDYQSDHQQSITTSVHIQVGCIEEHNVRESQLIETYIEQGAPIGAIVAAVDVRQKNLEQQLLDQSVCPHVKGVRHMIGKSPTENHLLPEFVSEEWLSGWSLISDRGLTFDLQLTEEQYQSVFQALRQVPELKVVLCHFASPWDQSADGFSRWQLAMRQFASLKNCHIKLSGFSMFTHNFNQQNFLKYANAAIDIFGAERCMLGSNFPVDKLHMGFDQLIHSWQTLCAGLDIRQSQQIRVETARNFYQLK; this comes from the coding sequence ATGACGTTCATCGACTCCCATCACCACCTGTGGGATATGGGTGAGATATCTTACCCCTGGCTAGAGGCCAGGGGCAGTAAGCGTTTTTTTGGTCAGCCTGACCCTATCAGGAAAAATTACTTACCTAAGGATTATCAGAGCGACCATCAACAATCAATTACAACAAGTGTGCATATTCAGGTTGGTTGTATAGAAGAACATAATGTTCGTGAGAGCCAGTTAATAGAAACTTATATAGAACAAGGAGCGCCCATAGGCGCCATTGTTGCGGCCGTTGACGTGCGCCAAAAAAATCTCGAGCAGCAATTACTCGATCAGAGCGTCTGTCCGCATGTAAAAGGCGTGCGGCATATGATTGGTAAAAGCCCGACAGAAAATCATTTATTACCAGAATTTGTAAGCGAAGAATGGTTATCTGGCTGGTCATTAATCAGTGACCGAGGTCTTACGTTCGATCTTCAACTCACCGAGGAGCAATACCAAAGCGTTTTTCAAGCGCTTCGCCAAGTTCCAGAGCTGAAAGTGGTATTGTGTCATTTTGCCTCTCCCTGGGATCAAAGCGCTGACGGATTTTCCCGATGGCAACTTGCAATGAGACAATTTGCTAGCCTCAAAAACTGCCATATTAAGCTATCAGGCTTTTCAATGTTCACCCATAATTTCAATCAGCAAAATTTTCTTAAATATGCCAACGCTGCGATCGACATATTCGGGGCTGAACGCTGCATGCTGGGCTCTAACTTTCCCGTCGATAAACTGCATATGGGTTTCGACCAATTGATACATTCATGGCAAACACTATGTGCAGGACTAGATATCAGGCAAAGCCAGCAAATACGTGTTGAAACCGCTCGTAATTTTTATCAACTTAAATAA
- a CDS encoding nuclear transport factor 2 family protein → MLTALINTFCRGDIAVFTDNLLHSSAWQQHNKNHYGEDQLRSVPQHWLSIAGRCELKQTKMIHQDQFMAIDLTFIQPVTNKDIHYTFWLETNNKVIKSASATIDTLALADASGIDEASLIKQLPTPDPLIIADYDQQDHLQSELVKPSSICNADSSTSQLLDLWWSVWAKSELHTIQQVYDENAKIKLPTIESEVNGDGLFDFVLAKFNHLTRVFVQLEHVIVEQNKAAVKWYLDGDDAGQRIRVPMTTLLNFHHGKVNEELTTTDVLAFQKRFPASTLFDR, encoded by the coding sequence ATGTTAACAGCCTTGATCAACACTTTTTGTCGTGGCGATATTGCGGTGTTTACAGACAACCTGCTGCACTCGTCAGCCTGGCAGCAACACAACAAAAACCACTATGGCGAAGATCAGCTTCGCTCGGTGCCTCAACACTGGTTATCTATTGCAGGCCGCTGTGAATTAAAACAAACGAAAATGATTCACCAGGATCAATTCATGGCCATTGATCTGACATTTATACAACCGGTAACCAATAAAGATATTCACTACACGTTTTGGCTTGAAACCAATAACAAAGTGATAAAATCTGCATCTGCCACCATAGACACGCTCGCGTTGGCGGACGCCTCTGGAATTGACGAAGCTTCATTAATAAAACAGTTGCCGACACCGGACCCTCTGATCATTGCCGATTACGATCAGCAGGACCATCTGCAATCGGAATTAGTGAAGCCGTCGAGTATTTGTAACGCTGACTCTTCAACCAGCCAATTGCTTGATCTGTGGTGGTCTGTGTGGGCGAAAAGTGAGTTGCACACCATACAACAGGTTTACGACGAAAATGCAAAAATCAAACTGCCAACTATTGAAAGCGAAGTGAATGGCGATGGACTGTTTGATTTTGTACTTGCTAAATTTAATCACCTTACCCGTGTCTTTGTGCAACTTGAACACGTCATCGTTGAGCAAAATAAGGCTGCAGTTAAATGGTATCTTGATGGCGACGATGCGGGACAACGGATCCGTGTGCCAATGACAACACTGCTTAACTTTCACCATGGCAAGGTTAACGAAGAGCTCACCACTACCGATGTATTGGCATTCCAGAAACGCTTTCCGGCTTCAACGCTGTTTGACCGCTAA